A section of the Deltaproteobacteria bacterium genome encodes:
- a CDS encoding thiamine pyrophosphate-requiring protein, with protein sequence MAMTVGDKILERLAEWGVHRVFGFPGDGINGLMSAFNHGDHGIRYVQVRHEEMAAFMACAHAKFTGEVGVCIATSGPGAIHLLNGLYDARMDHAPVVALVGQSARASMGADYQQEVDLTSLFKDVAREYCQVAMSPMQTRQLIDRAVRIAKAERTVTCVIFPKDVQELDAEKPPHQHGASFTGVGFTSPRVVPIAEDLGRAAEVLNAGKKVAMLVGAGCKGATDEVLEIADLLGAGVAKALLGKDVLPDDLPFVTGPIGLLGTKPSWNLMQDCDTLLMVGTSFPYSEFLPREGKARGVQIDLDGRMLSLRFPMEVNLCGDAKETLRALAPLLRKKPDRSWREKIADDNRAWWELMQSRAMGEAKPLNPQRVFWELSPLLPDRCILTADSGSSAGWYARDLKIRRGMQGSLSGTLATMGPAVPYAIAAKFAYPDRVVFALAGDGAMQMNGINELITISKYWKEWADPRLIVLVLNNRDLNYVTWEMRAMAGEPKLETSQDIPDFPYARYAESLGLLGVKMETPDSVQAGWAKALAADRPCVVEARVDPDVPPLPPHLTLKEAKAFASALLKGDPDTPGVIKQTLREQFSNLIGRKD encoded by the coding sequence ATGGCCATGACAGTGGGCGACAAGATCCTCGAGCGGCTCGCCGAGTGGGGCGTGCACCGCGTCTTCGGCTTCCCGGGAGACGGCATCAACGGCCTGATGAGCGCCTTCAACCACGGCGACCACGGCATCCGCTACGTGCAGGTCCGTCACGAGGAGATGGCCGCCTTCATGGCCTGCGCGCACGCCAAGTTCACGGGCGAGGTCGGCGTGTGCATCGCCACCTCGGGCCCGGGTGCCATCCACCTGCTCAACGGCCTCTACGACGCGCGCATGGATCACGCGCCCGTGGTGGCGCTCGTGGGCCAGAGCGCGCGCGCCTCGATGGGCGCCGACTACCAGCAAGAGGTCGACCTCACCTCGCTCTTCAAAGACGTGGCCCGCGAGTACTGCCAGGTAGCCATGAGCCCCATGCAGACCCGACAGCTCATCGATCGCGCGGTGCGCATCGCCAAGGCGGAGCGCACCGTCACGTGCGTCATCTTCCCCAAGGACGTGCAGGAGCTCGATGCCGAGAAGCCGCCGCACCAGCACGGCGCTTCGTTCACGGGCGTGGGCTTCACCAGCCCGCGCGTGGTGCCCATCGCCGAGGACCTGGGCCGCGCTGCCGAGGTACTCAACGCGGGAAAGAAGGTGGCGATGCTCGTGGGCGCGGGCTGCAAGGGCGCGACCGACGAGGTGCTCGAGATCGCCGACCTGCTCGGCGCCGGCGTCGCGAAGGCGCTGCTGGGCAAGGACGTGCTCCCGGATGACTTGCCGTTCGTCACCGGGCCCATCGGCCTGCTCGGGACGAAGCCCTCGTGGAACCTGATGCAGGACTGCGACACGTTGCTGATGGTGGGCACGAGCTTTCCCTACTCGGAGTTCTTGCCCAGGGAAGGCAAGGCACGCGGCGTCCAGATCGATCTCGACGGACGGATGCTGAGCCTGCGCTTTCCCATGGAGGTCAACCTCTGCGGCGACGCGAAGGAGACGCTGCGCGCCCTCGCGCCGCTCTTGCGCAAGAAGCCGGATCGCAGCTGGCGCGAGAAGATCGCCGACGACAACCGCGCCTGGTGGGAGCTCATGCAGTCGCGCGCGATGGGCGAGGCCAAGCCGCTCAATCCGCAGCGCGTGTTCTGGGAGCTCTCGCCGCTGCTGCCCGACCGCTGCATCCTCACCGCGGACTCGGGCTCGTCGGCCGGCTGGTACGCGCGCGATCTCAAGATTCGCCGCGGCATGCAGGGCTCGCTCTCGGGCACGCTCGCGACGATGGGCCCCGCCGTGCCCTACGCCATCGCCGCGAAGTTCGCGTACCCGGATCGCGTGGTGTTCGCGCTCGCAGGCGACGGCGCCATGCAGATGAACGGCATCAACGAGCTCATCACCATCTCCAAGTACTGGAAGGAGTGGGCCGACCCGCGGCTCATCGTGCTCGTACTCAACAATCGCGATCTCAACTACGTGACCTGGGAGATGCGGGCGATGGCGGGTGAGCCCAAGCTCGAGACGTCGCAGGACATCCCCGACTTTCCCTACGCGCGCTACGCCGAATCGCTGGGCCTGCTCGGCGTGAAGATGGAGACGCCCGACTCGGTGCAAGCGGGCTGGGCCAAGGCGCTCGCCGCAGACAGGCCGTGTGTCGTGGAGGCGCGCGTCGACCCGGATGTTCCGCCGCTGCCACCGCACCTCACGCTGAAGGAAGCCAAGGCCTTCGCGAGCGCGCTGCTCAAGGGCGATCCGGACACGCCCGGCGTGATCAAGCAGACGCTCCGCGAACAGTTCTCCAACCTCATCGGCCGCAAGGACTGA
- a CDS encoding mandelate racemase codes for MARRERLERIEVRAYRIPTDAPEGDGTLRWDSTTLVVVHAHGGGATGLGYTYASKAAAGLIEDPLTSAVLQRDVFDVPGAHAAMRRALRNVGIPGAGMMALSAVDVALWDLKARILDVPLASLLGRAQERVLAYGSGGFTTYDNAGLEKQLRGWVEQGFSRVKMKVGASPDEDLGRVRVARAAVGQKPALMVDANGAYTATQARASAERYAEFGVDWLEEPVSSDDLRGLGAIRAHAPAGLRITAGEYGDTPLYFRRMLEAGAVDVLQADATRCGGVTGFLECAAQARAQQTPLSAHCAPALHTTLGCAGLGCESVEYFHDHVRIEALLFDGAPSPREGWLAPDLSRSGLGLELKQRDAERFRF; via the coding sequence GTGGCACGGCGCGAACGACTGGAGCGCATCGAGGTCCGCGCGTATCGAATCCCCACCGATGCGCCCGAAGGCGACGGCACGCTCCGGTGGGATTCGACGACGCTCGTGGTGGTGCACGCACACGGCGGCGGCGCGACCGGGCTCGGCTACACGTACGCCAGCAAGGCGGCTGCCGGGCTCATCGAGGATCCGCTCACGTCGGCAGTGCTGCAACGCGATGTCTTCGACGTGCCGGGCGCACACGCCGCGATGCGCAGGGCGCTGCGCAACGTGGGCATCCCGGGGGCGGGGATGATGGCGCTGTCGGCCGTGGACGTCGCGCTGTGGGACTTGAAGGCGCGGATCCTGGACGTGCCCCTCGCGTCGCTGCTCGGTCGCGCGCAGGAGCGCGTGCTCGCGTATGGCTCGGGCGGCTTCACCACCTACGACAACGCCGGGCTCGAGAAGCAGCTGCGTGGCTGGGTGGAGCAAGGGTTCTCGCGCGTGAAGATGAAGGTCGGCGCGTCACCGGACGAAGACCTGGGCCGCGTCCGTGTGGCACGCGCAGCCGTGGGACAGAAGCCCGCGCTGATGGTCGACGCCAACGGCGCGTACACCGCGACCCAAGCGCGCGCGTCCGCAGAGCGCTACGCCGAGTTCGGTGTGGACTGGCTCGAGGAGCCCGTCTCCTCCGACGACCTTCGCGGCCTCGGCGCCATTCGTGCACATGCGCCCGCTGGACTTCGAATCACGGCCGGCGAGTACGGCGACACCCCGCTCTACTTCCGGCGAATGCTCGAGGCAGGCGCCGTCGACGTGCTCCAGGCCGATGCGACGCGCTGCGGTGGTGTCACGGGCTTCCTCGAATGCGCCGCACAAGCTCGCGCGCAGCAGACGCCGCTCTCCGCGCACTGCGCACCCGCGCTCCACACGACGCTCGGCTGCGCGGGGTTGGGCTGCGAGAGCGTCGAGTATTTCCACGATCACGTTCGCATCGAAGCGCTCCTCTTCGACGGCGCACCGAGCCCCCGCGAGGGCTGGCTCGCGCCCGATCTCTCGCGCTCCGGCCTGGGGCTCGAGCTCAAGCAGCGCGATGCGGAGCGCTTCAGGTTTTGA
- a CDS encoding FAD-binding protein, giving the protein MGIDTRESVVPGVREGKLSTRIVESTGVPPPLARALEQELRRRIQGEVHFDPGYRALYATDGSNYRMPPIGVALPKTPDDVTEIVAACRRFGVPILSRGGGTSLSGETCNAAVIIDHSKWLRTIVELDPVHRRARVQPGVVLDDLRSAANAHGLTFAPDPSTHRYCTLGGMLGNNSCGRHSLMAGRTADNVETLEVLTYDGQRLRVGATSLEDLKRIQEAGGRRAEIYDRLGHIADRYGAQIRARFPKIPRLVSGYALDQLLPEHGFHVARSLVGTEGTCVTVLEATLRLVPWPKSRVLLVLGFDDIFRAGDRVPELLGFGAIALEGFDDVLAQDIREHHLHPKYLKLLPKGHSWLFLEFGGDNRDEAIAHARRLEAHLKANPGAPSVVLYPDREEQQHLWNAREAGLGATSRVQGQHDAWPGWEDSAVHPDRLGEYLRGLRKLYDKYGYHAALYGHFGQGCVHTRIDFELETPRGVARHHAFIDEASSLCVKLGGSLSGEHGDGQARAEFLEKMFGRELMEAFREFKAVWDPGDKLNPNKLITARGARPYSTTENLRMGPHWNPAHPSTHFHYPDDEGDLTRASTRCVGVGKCRSEHVQEGSVMCPSYMATRDERDSTRGRAHALFEMLTGTIDEAGWKSEGVKRALDLCLSCKGCKQDCPMRVDMATYKAEFLSHHYAGRVRPREAYAMGLIAWWARAAELSPRLANAFTQTPGVRRVFKWLGGVAPEREVPPFAPRTFQELFAARPEAPRMGRQVILWPDTFSDHFHPEVPMAAVDVLEAAGFSVRLPSLRLCCGRPLYDYGMLDTAKRWLRRTLDGLGDAIDAGVPIVGVEPSCIAVFRDEVRNLFPEDARAKRLAEQSWLLSEFLKAQAPDFELPSVPRDALVQKHCHHHAVLRFGDEQETMKKMGLRAHVLDSGCCGLAGSFGFERRHHALSMQIGERGLFPGLRQSPDALVIADGFSCRTQIAQGTRREAHHLAEVLRDGLADAGRLRTGAWTQLPPRPLVPRWAWGLAAALALVAVARQALA; this is encoded by the coding sequence ATGGGCATCGACACGCGCGAGTCCGTTGTCCCTGGCGTACGCGAAGGCAAGCTCTCCACCCGGATCGTCGAATCAACCGGTGTTCCGCCGCCCCTCGCGCGCGCGTTGGAGCAGGAGCTGCGACGTCGCATCCAGGGCGAGGTTCACTTCGACCCTGGCTATCGCGCGCTCTACGCCACCGACGGCTCCAACTACCGCATGCCGCCCATCGGCGTGGCATTGCCGAAGACGCCCGATGACGTGACCGAGATCGTGGCGGCGTGCCGGCGCTTCGGGGTGCCCATTCTCTCTCGTGGAGGCGGCACCAGCCTCTCGGGCGAGACGTGCAACGCCGCGGTGATCATCGATCACTCCAAGTGGCTCCGGACGATCGTCGAGCTGGATCCGGTCCACAGGCGCGCGCGGGTGCAGCCGGGTGTGGTGCTCGACGACCTGCGCAGCGCGGCCAACGCGCACGGGCTCACCTTCGCCCCAGATCCCTCGACGCATCGCTACTGCACGCTCGGCGGAATGCTCGGCAACAACTCCTGCGGCCGGCACTCGCTCATGGCCGGACGAACGGCCGACAACGTCGAAACCCTCGAGGTGCTCACCTACGACGGCCAGCGCCTTCGCGTCGGCGCGACCTCGCTCGAGGATCTGAAGCGCATTCAAGAGGCGGGCGGTCGCCGCGCAGAGATCTACGATCGCCTCGGTCACATCGCAGATCGCTACGGCGCACAAATTCGAGCGCGCTTTCCAAAGATCCCGCGGCTCGTGTCGGGCTACGCGCTGGATCAACTCCTGCCTGAGCACGGCTTCCACGTGGCGCGGTCGCTGGTGGGAACGGAGGGCACCTGCGTCACCGTGCTCGAGGCGACGCTCCGGCTCGTACCCTGGCCGAAGAGCCGCGTGCTGCTCGTGCTCGGCTTCGACGACATTTTCCGGGCAGGCGATCGCGTCCCCGAGCTGCTCGGCTTTGGCGCCATCGCACTCGAGGGCTTCGACGATGTGCTCGCGCAAGACATCCGCGAACACCACTTGCATCCGAAGTACTTGAAGCTGCTCCCCAAGGGACACAGCTGGCTCTTCCTCGAGTTCGGCGGAGACAACCGCGACGAGGCAATCGCCCACGCGCGGCGCCTCGAGGCACACCTCAAAGCGAACCCGGGAGCCCCGAGCGTCGTGCTCTATCCCGACCGCGAGGAGCAGCAGCACCTGTGGAACGCGCGCGAGGCCGGCCTGGGCGCGACGTCGCGTGTCCAAGGCCAGCACGATGCGTGGCCCGGCTGGGAGGACTCGGCGGTCCACCCGGATCGACTCGGTGAGTACCTGCGCGGGCTGCGCAAGCTCTACGACAAGTACGGCTACCACGCTGCGCTCTACGGGCACTTCGGCCAGGGCTGCGTGCACACGCGCATCGACTTCGAGCTGGAGACCCCGCGCGGCGTGGCGCGGCACCACGCGTTCATCGACGAAGCGTCTTCACTCTGCGTGAAGCTCGGCGGCTCACTCTCGGGCGAGCACGGCGACGGCCAGGCGCGCGCCGAATTCCTCGAGAAGATGTTCGGCCGCGAGCTGATGGAGGCGTTTCGCGAGTTCAAGGCGGTCTGGGATCCCGGCGACAAGCTGAACCCCAACAAGCTCATCACCGCTCGCGGGGCGCGACCGTACAGCACCACCGAGAACCTGCGCATGGGTCCGCACTGGAACCCCGCGCATCCCTCGACGCACTTTCACTACCCGGACGATGAAGGCGACCTCACGCGCGCATCGACCCGTTGCGTGGGCGTGGGCAAGTGCCGTTCGGAGCACGTCCAGGAGGGCTCGGTGATGTGTCCGAGCTACATGGCCACGCGCGACGAGCGCGACTCCACCCGCGGCCGCGCGCACGCCCTCTTCGAGATGCTCACCGGCACGATCGACGAGGCCGGTTGGAAGAGCGAGGGCGTGAAGCGCGCGCTCGACCTGTGCCTCTCCTGCAAGGGCTGCAAGCAGGACTGCCCCATGCGCGTGGACATGGCGACGTACAAGGCCGAATTCCTCAGCCACCACTACGCAGGCCGCGTCCGTCCGCGCGAGGCGTATGCCATGGGCCTCATCGCGTGGTGGGCGCGCGCCGCCGAGCTCTCGCCCCGGCTCGCGAACGCGTTCACGCAGACGCCCGGAGTGCGGCGCGTCTTCAAGTGGCTGGGCGGCGTTGCGCCCGAGCGCGAGGTGCCGCCCTTCGCGCCGCGCACGTTCCAGGAGCTCTTCGCTGCTCGCCCAGAAGCGCCGCGAATGGGACGTCAGGTGATCCTCTGGCCAGACACGTTCAGCGATCACTTCCATCCCGAGGTGCCGATGGCCGCAGTGGACGTTCTGGAGGCCGCAGGCTTCTCGGTGCGCTTGCCCTCGCTGCGGCTCTGCTGCGGCCGCCCGCTCTACGACTACGGCATGCTCGACACGGCGAAGCGCTGGCTGCGTCGAACCCTGGACGGCCTCGGCGATGCGATCGACGCGGGTGTGCCCATCGTCGGCGTGGAGCCCTCGTGCATCGCGGTCTTCCGCGACGAGGTGCGAAACCTGTTCCCTGAAGACGCGCGCGCGAAGCGGCTCGCCGAGCAGAGCTGGCTGCTCTCCGAGTTTCTCAAGGCTCAAGCGCCAGACTTCGAATTGCCTTCGGTGCCGCGCGACGCGCTCGTTCAAAAGCACTGCCACCACCACGCCGTCCTCCGCTTCGGCGATGAACAGGAGACGATGAAGAAGATGGGCCTGCGCGCGCACGTGCTCGACTCGGGGTGCTGTGGGCTCGCAGGCTCGTTCGGCTTCGAGCGGCGGCACCACGCGCTCTCCATGCAGATCGGCGAGCGCGGACTGTTTCCGGGCTTGAGACAATCGCCGGATGCGCTGGTCATCGCCGACGGCTTCTCGTGTCGAACGCAGATCGCCCAGGGCACGAGGCGAGAAGCGCATCACCTCGCGGAAGTGCTGCGCGACGGCCTCGCGGATGCGGGGCGGCTGCGGACAGGCGCGTGGACGCAGCTACCACCACGCCCCCTCGTGCCCCGATGGGCTTGGGGGCTGGCTGCGGCGCTGGCGCTCGTCGCCGTCGCTCGCCAGGCTCTGGCCTGA
- a CDS encoding glycoside hydrolase family 15 protein gives MTARPSPLHDYALVADGERGALVGPGGELAWMCFPSWADAPVFSGLHLGPGEYVACPREPAVTGGHYEAGTLIWRSRWATLHGIAESHEALVRPPPKHGAILLRQLRALDHDAGFHVRLVPCPQLRALGHPFERVGEGIYEASSGGVHLRWSGARDARALRGGLELDVVIPAGQSQDLVLELSTHPFTEPPPVAAALWARTRAGWSGAGVERISMEAPGEAQLAAAILRGLTCEGGGLVAAATTSLPERAETGRSYDYRYTWIRDQCYAGLAAERAGLVELFDQAVRFVTERILEDGPELRPVYTPHGQGVPAEHRLNLPGYPGSGEVRRGNRAGRQFQLDVFGEALVFLATAARHERLDAFGWRAASLAARAIEQRWSDPEAGVWELAPAHYTHSLLMCSAGLRQLASARQAGAARHRELMLADHLVRHARARATRADGAWMRTTDDARMDASLVIPEVRGAFAGPEPRTAATVRAVERELMQEGFVFRFRHDARPLGSAEGAFLLCQFWLALAYLEHGRLIDAVRTFERGRSAVGGPGLYTEEFDVEQRQSRGNLPQAFVHATLLEVAAALGEHSGQSLASDGDERQRRSQPPSPSGHEGAWW, from the coding sequence ATGACTGCACGCCCTTCACCGCTGCACGACTACGCGCTCGTGGCGGATGGTGAGCGCGGAGCGCTCGTTGGCCCGGGTGGTGAGCTCGCGTGGATGTGCTTCCCGAGCTGGGCCGACGCGCCCGTCTTCTCCGGCCTGCACCTCGGGCCCGGCGAGTACGTGGCCTGCCCGCGCGAGCCTGCGGTCACGGGCGGGCATTACGAAGCGGGTACGCTCATCTGGCGCAGCCGCTGGGCGACGCTCCACGGGATTGCCGAGAGCCACGAAGCGCTCGTCCGCCCGCCACCCAAGCATGGCGCGATCCTGCTGCGGCAGCTCCGGGCGCTCGACCACGATGCCGGCTTCCACGTCCGACTCGTGCCATGTCCGCAGCTCCGCGCGCTCGGCCATCCCTTCGAGCGCGTCGGAGAGGGAATCTACGAAGCGAGCAGCGGGGGCGTGCACCTGCGCTGGAGTGGCGCACGCGACGCGCGCGCCCTCCGCGGAGGTCTCGAGCTCGACGTCGTGATCCCCGCAGGGCAGAGCCAGGATCTCGTCCTGGAGCTCTCCACGCACCCGTTCACGGAGCCCCCTCCCGTTGCCGCGGCGCTCTGGGCGCGCACGCGCGCGGGATGGTCGGGCGCGGGAGTCGAGAGGATCTCGATGGAGGCGCCGGGGGAAGCGCAGCTCGCGGCCGCGATCCTCCGCGGCTTGACCTGCGAGGGTGGGGGGCTCGTCGCGGCTGCGACCACCTCCCTTCCCGAGCGCGCCGAGACGGGACGAAGCTACGACTACCGTTACACCTGGATTCGCGACCAGTGCTACGCGGGCCTCGCGGCGGAGCGCGCCGGGCTCGTGGAGCTCTTCGACCAGGCGGTGCGCTTCGTCACCGAGCGAATCCTCGAGGACGGCCCCGAGCTGCGTCCGGTGTATACGCCGCACGGCCAGGGCGTTCCCGCCGAGCACCGCTTGAACTTGCCCGGCTATCCGGGCTCGGGCGAGGTGCGGCGCGGCAATCGCGCGGGGCGCCAGTTCCAGCTCGATGTGTTCGGGGAGGCGCTCGTGTTCCTTGCGACCGCCGCACGGCACGAGCGGCTCGACGCCTTCGGTTGGCGCGCGGCCTCGCTCGCTGCGCGTGCGATCGAGCAGCGATGGAGCGACCCGGAGGCTGGCGTCTGGGAGCTCGCGCCGGCGCACTACACGCACAGCCTGCTGATGTGCAGCGCGGGGCTGCGTCAGCTCGCCTCGGCGAGGCAGGCTGGCGCGGCGCGACACCGCGAGCTGATGCTCGCCGACCACCTGGTCCGCCATGCGCGCGCCCGCGCCACGCGTGCAGACGGAGCCTGGATGCGAACGACCGACGACGCGCGCATGGACGCGTCGCTCGTGATCCCCGAGGTGCGGGGCGCCTTCGCCGGCCCCGAGCCGAGGACCGCGGCCACGGTTCGCGCGGTCGAGCGCGAGTTGATGCAGGAAGGCTTCGTCTTCCGTTTTCGCCACGACGCGCGGCCGCTCGGCTCCGCGGAGGGCGCGTTCCTGCTCTGTCAGTTCTGGCTGGCGCTGGCGTATCTCGAGCACGGCCGGCTGATCGACGCGGTTCGCACCTTCGAGCGGGGCCGGAGCGCGGTCGGCGGGCCCGGGCTCTACACCGAGGAGTTCGACGTGGAGCAGCGGCAGAGCCGCGGAAACCTCCCGCAAGCATTCGTGCACGCGACGCTGCTCGAGGTGGCCGCCGCCCTCGGCGAGCACTCAGGCCAGAGCCTGGCGAGCGACGGCGACGAGCGCCAGCGCCGCAGCCAGCCCCCAAGCCCATCGGGGCACGAGGGGGCGTGGTGGTAG
- a CDS encoding cytochrome c3 family protein: MVYVRTQFFQERLDPVLQPLQFDHRHHVQDDHIDCLFCHQTAEKAPSAGYPSSDICLGCHAQVWNQAPLLSQVRASGLDGGVVPWRRVHRLPDFVYFNHSIHVGKGVGCVECHGHVEQMAVVEKVEPMTMGWCLDCHRQPEGHLRPASEITNPNWHPGGDAAAEQKALAALNDVETRTSCTACHR; this comes from the coding sequence ATGGTCTACGTGCGAACGCAGTTCTTCCAAGAGCGGCTCGACCCCGTCCTGCAGCCACTGCAGTTCGATCATCGCCACCACGTGCAGGACGATCACATCGACTGCCTCTTCTGCCACCAGACCGCGGAGAAGGCACCGAGCGCTGGCTACCCCTCCAGCGACATCTGCCTGGGCTGCCACGCGCAGGTCTGGAACCAGGCGCCGCTCCTCAGCCAGGTTCGCGCCAGCGGCCTCGACGGCGGAGTCGTTCCCTGGCGGCGCGTCCATCGGCTGCCGGACTTCGTCTACTTCAACCACTCGATCCACGTCGGCAAGGGCGTGGGCTGCGTGGAGTGCCACGGCCACGTGGAGCAGATGGCGGTGGTGGAGAAGGTGGAGCCCATGACCATGGGCTGGTGCCTCGATTGTCACCGCCAGCCGGAGGGCCATTTGCGGCCTGCCTCGGAGATCACCAACCCAAACTGGCATCCGGGTGGCGATGCCGCCGCCGAGCAGAAGGCGCTCGCGGCGCTCAACGACGTCGAAACCCGAACCAGCTGCACCGCGTGCCACCGATGA